One part of the Methyloterricola oryzae genome encodes these proteins:
- a CDS encoding glycosyl hydrolase family 57 — MAELPEYVDGLPNICGHEDTIERTQRERPQAAFSDGGIVLGQIKSAAAIALHMHQPLIPAGGHDLQHAEMISNLQYMMEHQDIGDNHNAHAFHWCYKRIGEFVPQLIGEGKQPRVMLEYSGTLFHGLRKMGLHDVLDTLGNVTCNPAYRHTVEWLGCPWGHAVAPSTPIQDFRLHVKAWQHHFAALFGLEALGRVRGFSPSEMALPNHPDVAYAYIKTLKDCGFTWLLVQEHTVERPENGHGPEKKHLPHRLVCRNSEGDSVSIIAIVKTQGSDTKLVAQMQPYYEAKSLDRWELAGKSVPPLVTQIADGENGGVMMNEFPGKFHDVVRESSGSQTPLMNVSEYLEQLFAMGITEADLPELQPALQKQIWDRIQPGAGPELLEKTIAELRQQDHRFHMEGGSWTNDISWVKGYENVLGPMEEASSLFYEKIIKPQVPSSDPRYRNALFHLMTAQTSCYRYWGQGLWTDYGREICRRACDTLKSM; from the coding sequence ATGGCAGAGCTACCGGAATACGTCGACGGCCTTCCCAACATCTGCGGTCATGAAGACACCATCGAACGAACCCAAAGGGAACGTCCCCAAGCGGCATTTTCGGACGGAGGCATCGTCCTGGGCCAGATCAAGAGCGCGGCCGCCATCGCCCTGCACATGCACCAGCCTTTGATCCCTGCCGGCGGCCACGATCTGCAGCACGCTGAGATGATCAGCAACCTGCAGTACATGATGGAGCACCAGGATATCGGCGATAACCACAACGCCCATGCCTTCCACTGGTGCTACAAGCGTATTGGCGAGTTCGTCCCGCAACTTATTGGCGAAGGCAAGCAGCCACGGGTGATGCTGGAATACTCCGGCACCCTATTCCACGGCCTGCGCAAAATGGGCCTGCATGACGTACTCGACACCCTAGGCAACGTCACCTGCAACCCTGCTTACCGGCACACCGTCGAGTGGCTGGGCTGCCCTTGGGGCCACGCGGTGGCTCCTTCGACGCCGATTCAGGATTTTCGCCTGCACGTGAAGGCCTGGCAGCATCATTTCGCCGCCCTCTTCGGCCTCGAGGCACTGGGACGCGTGCGGGGCTTTTCACCCTCGGAAATGGCACTGCCCAACCACCCGGACGTGGCCTACGCCTATATCAAGACCCTGAAGGACTGCGGCTTCACCTGGCTGCTGGTGCAGGAACACACCGTTGAACGGCCCGAAAACGGTCACGGCCCCGAGAAGAAACACCTGCCGCACCGCCTGGTCTGCCGCAATTCCGAAGGCGACAGCGTCAGCATCATCGCCATCGTCAAGACCCAGGGCAGCGACACCAAGCTGGTGGCGCAGATGCAGCCCTACTATGAAGCGAAGAGCCTGGACCGCTGGGAACTGGCCGGGAAAAGCGTCCCGCCCTTGGTGACGCAGATTGCCGACGGCGAGAACGGAGGCGTGATGATGAACGAGTTCCCCGGCAAGTTCCATGACGTGGTGCGCGAATCCAGCGGCAGTCAGACGCCCTTGATGAACGTCAGTGAGTACCTGGAACAGCTGTTTGCCATGGGCATCACCGAGGCGGACCTGCCGGAGTTGCAACCCGCGCTGCAGAAGCAGATCTGGGACCGGATTCAACCCGGCGCCGGACCCGAACTGCTGGAAAAGACCATTGCCGAACTGCGCCAGCAGGATCACCGCTTCCACATGGAAGGCGGCAGTTGGACCAACGACATCTCCTGGGTCAAAGGGTATGAGAACGTGCTGGGGCCCATGGAGGAGGCCAGTTCCCTGTTCTACGAAAAGATCATTAAGCCGCAAGTGCCCTCCAGCGACCCGCGCTACCGCAATGCCCTGTTCCACCTGATGACGGCGCAAACCAGTTGCTACCGTTACTGGGGCCAGGGGCTCTGGACGGACTATGGCCGCGAAATCTGCCGCCGGGCCTGCGATACACTCAAGTCCATGTAA
- the htpX gene encoding protease HtpX has product MRILLFLLTNAAVLVLISAVFNLLGLDGFLRQSGYNLDLTRLLIISAVFGMGGSFVSLMLSKFMAKRGMGVYVIEQPSNATEQWLVGVVQRQAEAAGIGMPEVGIFDSPDPNAFATGMSKDDALVAVSTGLLHNMSADEVEAVLGHEISHVANGDMVTLGLLQGVVNTFVYFLAHVIGFVVDRALTRSSDDGRSGVGPAFYITQMIAQLLLSVLATMIVMWFSRWREFRADAGGANLAGRGKMISALQALQRAHDPQPLPGEFAAFGINGGGLSRLFMSHPPLEERIAALQSMR; this is encoded by the coding sequence ATGCGCATCTTATTGTTCCTCCTGACCAACGCCGCGGTGCTCGTTCTAATTAGCGCCGTGTTCAACCTGCTGGGCCTGGATGGGTTCCTGCGTCAGAGCGGCTATAACCTGGATTTGACGCGCCTGCTGATCATATCGGCCGTCTTTGGCATGGGGGGTTCGTTCGTTTCCCTGATGCTGTCCAAGTTCATGGCTAAGCGCGGCATGGGGGTTTACGTCATCGAGCAGCCTTCCAATGCCACCGAACAGTGGCTGGTGGGGGTGGTGCAGCGCCAGGCCGAGGCGGCCGGAATAGGCATGCCGGAAGTCGGCATTTTTGACTCGCCCGACCCGAACGCCTTTGCAACCGGAATGAGCAAGGACGATGCGCTGGTGGCGGTCAGTACGGGGCTGTTGCACAACATGAGCGCCGACGAGGTGGAGGCGGTATTGGGCCATGAAATCAGCCATGTGGCCAATGGCGACATGGTCACCCTGGGCTTGCTGCAGGGGGTGGTGAATACCTTCGTGTATTTCCTTGCCCATGTCATCGGCTTCGTGGTCGACCGCGCCTTGACTCGCTCCAGCGACGACGGGCGCAGCGGAGTCGGCCCCGCGTTCTACATCACCCAGATGATCGCGCAGCTACTGCTTTCGGTGCTTGCCACCATGATCGTCATGTGGTTCTCGCGCTGGCGCGAGTTCCGTGCCGACGCCGGCGGTGCCAATCTTGCCGGTCGCGGCAAGATGATCAGCGCCCTGCAGGCCTTGCAGCGTGCTCACGATCCGCAACCGTTGCCGGGCGAGTTTGCCGCTTTCGGGATCAACGGCGGTGGCCTCAGCCGTCTGTTCATGAGCCATCCTCCCCTGGAGGAGCGCATCGCCGCCCTGCAAAGCATGCGCTAA
- the metG gene encoding methionine--tRNA ligase: protein MSTPRKILVTSALPYANGPIHLGHLVEYIQTDIWVRFQKMRGHECHYVCADDTHGTPIMLRAEKEGISPEELISRVHGEHYRDFSGFHIQFDNYHSTHSPETRELAETIYKRLKERGLIESRAIEQYYDPVKEMFLPDRFIKGECPKCHAKDQYGDSCEVCGATYAPTDLINPYSAVSGAEPVRKESVHYFFKLGECANFLKDWTRSGRLQAEAANKMDEWLQGGLSDWDISRDAPYFGFEIPDAPGKYFYVWLDAPIGYMGSFKNLCAKAGIDFEEFFKPDSETELCHFIGKDILYFHALFWPAMLEHSQFRTPTKVFAHGFLTVNGEKMSKSRGTFITAQSYLEQGLNPEALRYYYACKLNGSMEDIDLSLEDFVARVNSDLVGKYINIASRTAGFVSKHFSGEVISGAWNTDIDHWDSAEGKGILDGAKGSAFGTIAEAYEARDFSRALREIMRIADSVNEYINKYAPWAIAKDENRRDELHVVCTRAVQGFHLLSITLSPVLPQLTARVAKEFFGMDREFLWNDVEQPPASIRPYQHLMTRVDPKQIEALVEANKQSLQAQPQPAPHSQARHAEHQQHEIQPIAETISIDDFAKIDLRVARIAKAEHVEGADKLLKLTLDLGSETRTVFAGIKSAYDPGQLEGRLTVMVANLAPRKMKFGMSEGMVLAAGPGGKDIFVLQPDAGAQPGMRVK from the coding sequence ATGAGCACACCACGCAAGATTCTCGTCACCAGCGCCCTGCCCTACGCCAACGGCCCGATTCACCTGGGCCATCTGGTGGAATACATCCAGACCGACATCTGGGTGCGCTTCCAGAAGATGCGAGGCCATGAGTGCCATTACGTCTGCGCCGACGACACCCACGGCACCCCCATCATGCTGCGTGCGGAAAAGGAAGGCATTAGCCCGGAGGAACTCATCTCCCGCGTGCACGGCGAGCACTACCGCGATTTCTCCGGCTTCCACATCCAGTTCGACAACTACCATTCCACCCATTCCCCGGAAACCCGAGAACTGGCGGAAACCATCTACAAGCGCCTCAAGGAGCGCGGTCTGATCGAATCGCGGGCCATCGAGCAATACTACGATCCGGTGAAGGAAATGTTCCTGCCGGACCGTTTCATCAAGGGCGAATGTCCCAAGTGCCACGCCAAGGACCAGTACGGCGACTCCTGCGAAGTCTGCGGCGCAACTTATGCCCCTACGGATCTTATAAATCCCTATTCGGCCGTTTCCGGCGCCGAGCCGGTTCGCAAGGAGTCGGTGCATTACTTCTTCAAGCTGGGGGAATGCGCCAATTTCCTGAAGGACTGGACCCGGTCAGGCCGCCTGCAGGCGGAGGCGGCCAACAAGATGGACGAATGGTTGCAGGGCGGGCTTTCCGATTGGGACATCTCCCGCGATGCGCCCTACTTTGGTTTCGAGATCCCCGACGCCCCCGGCAAGTATTTCTATGTGTGGTTGGATGCGCCCATCGGTTACATGGGTAGTTTCAAGAACCTTTGCGCGAAGGCCGGCATCGACTTCGAGGAATTCTTCAAGCCGGACTCGGAGACGGAACTGTGCCATTTCATCGGCAAGGACATCCTCTATTTCCATGCCCTGTTCTGGCCGGCCATGCTGGAGCACTCGCAGTTCCGCACCCCCACCAAGGTGTTTGCCCATGGCTTTCTCACCGTGAACGGCGAGAAGATGTCCAAGTCCCGCGGCACCTTCATTACCGCCCAGAGCTATCTGGAGCAGGGCCTGAACCCCGAAGCCCTGCGCTACTACTACGCCTGCAAGCTCAACGGCTCCATGGAAGACATCGACCTCAGCCTGGAAGACTTCGTCGCCCGGGTGAACAGCGATCTGGTGGGGAAATACATCAATATTGCGAGCCGGACGGCAGGTTTTGTAAGCAAGCATTTCAGCGGGGAAGTAATCTCCGGTGCTTGGAACACCGATATCGACCACTGGGATTCCGCTGAAGGCAAAGGCATCCTCGACGGCGCAAAAGGCTCCGCGTTTGGGACAATTGCCGAGGCTTACGAGGCCCGGGATTTTTCGCGAGCACTAAGAGAAATCATGCGAATCGCCGATAGCGTCAATGAATACATTAACAAATACGCACCATGGGCAATCGCAAAGGACGAGAATCGCCGCGACGAACTTCATGTCGTCTGCACTCGTGCTGTTCAGGGATTCCACCTTCTATCTATAACGCTATCGCCGGTTCTTCCCCAATTGACCGCGAGAGTCGCGAAAGAATTTTTCGGTATGGATCGAGAGTTTCTATGGAATGACGTGGAGCAGCCTCCAGCCTCGATCCGGCCCTACCAGCACCTCATGACCCGCGTCGATCCCAAGCAGATAGAAGCCCTGGTAGAAGCCAACAAGCAGTCCCTGCAGGCTCAGCCCCAGCCAGCGCCCCACTCCCAGGCTCGGCACGCGGAGCATCAGCAGCACGAGATTCAACCCATCGCCGAGACCATTTCCATCGACGATTTTGCGAAAATCGACCTCAGGGTCGCCCGGATCGCAAAGGCCGAGCATGTGGAGGGCGCGGACAAGCTGCTGAAACTGACCCTGGACCTGGGCAGCGAGACACGTACCGTGTTCGCCGGCATCAAATCCGCCTATGACCCGGGGCAGTTGGAAGGGCGGCTAACGGTGATGGTCGCCAACCTGGCGCCGCGCAAGATGAAGTTCGGGATGTCCGAGGGCATGGTGCTGGCTGCGGGCCCCGGCGGCAAAGACATCTTCGTGCTGCAGCCGGACGCTGGGGCGCAACCCGGGATGCGCGTGAAATAA
- a CDS encoding class I SAM-dependent methyltransferase, producing MSEAHHHSAETLFAGPIGKEYDMLKRVCPAAATISQRVADFVAGWTSPLDGQPLSAVEIGCGTGITSAALLQSRDDLILQALDNEPTMLDQARVNLARWVEAGRIELRETDALSGLRALADASVDLVASGYALHNFLQGYRRAVITEIRRVLRPGGLFLNGDRYALDDTREHTRLTQEEVAHWFRVFTDMGRTDLLEHWVVHLFSDESPDHIMRLTPALENLREAGFDRVDIHYREGVNALVSAVKPH from the coding sequence ATGAGCGAAGCGCATCATCATTCTGCCGAAACGCTGTTTGCCGGGCCGATTGGAAAAGAGTACGACATGCTGAAACGGGTCTGCCCCGCCGCTGCCACCATCAGCCAGCGCGTGGCCGACTTCGTGGCCGGTTGGACGTCCCCACTGGACGGACAACCCCTGAGCGCGGTGGAGATCGGTTGCGGGACCGGCATCACCAGTGCCGCCCTGCTGCAATCGCGCGACGATCTGATCCTGCAGGCCCTGGACAACGAACCGACCATGCTGGATCAGGCACGTGTGAACCTGGCGCGCTGGGTTGAAGCAGGACGCATCGAGCTCCGCGAAACCGACGCCTTGAGCGGGCTGCGCGCGCTCGCCGATGCAAGCGTCGATCTGGTGGCCTCCGGTTATGCACTGCACAATTTCCTGCAGGGCTATCGCCGCGCGGTCATCACCGAGATAAGGCGGGTGCTACGTCCCGGCGGACTTTTCCTCAACGGCGACCGCTACGCCCTCGACGACACGCGCGAGCACACGCGTCTGACCCAGGAGGAAGTAGCCCACTGGTTCCGGGTCTTCACCGACATGGGGCGCACCGACCTGCTCGAGCACTGGGTGGTGCACCTGTTCAGTGACGAATCGCCCGATCACATCATGCGCCTGACACCCGCGCTGGAAAACCTGCGGGAAGCGGGCTTCGACCGCGTGGATATCCACTATCGCGAGGGCGTCAACGCCCTGGTCAGCGCGGTGAAGCCCCACTGA
- the radA gene encoding DNA repair protein RadA, giving the protein MSKPKGGKILYRCTECGHAQSKWSGQCGGCGLWNSLVESVEERLPASSRHGGYAGSVAGPAQPVDLAKVETEEISRSTTGLSELDRVLGGGLVPGSAILIGGDPGIGKSTLLLQTLALTGNRFKALYVTGEESPQQVSLRARRLGLACEGVRLLAETSLERILGICSEEQPALLVVDSIQTIYSELLQSAPGSVAQVRECAAQLVRYAKQSGTSLFLVGHVTKEGALAGPRVLEHMVDTVLYFEGDSGQRYRVIRAFKNRFGAVNELGVFAMTETGLKEVRNPSAIFLSRYEEDMPGSVVTVMREGSRPLLVEVQALVDESHLAAPRRVALGLEGNRLAMLLAVLHRHGGVGILNQDVFTNLVGGLRMSETAGDLAVLFAVVSSYRDKPIPRDWIAFGELGLSGEIRPVPGGEERLREAAKQGFKHAVVPAKNTPRGSPEGLQVMAVKSLRDALDAL; this is encoded by the coding sequence TTGAGCAAGCCCAAAGGCGGCAAAATCCTTTACCGCTGCACCGAGTGCGGCCACGCCCAGAGCAAGTGGTCAGGCCAATGCGGCGGGTGCGGGCTGTGGAACAGCCTGGTTGAAAGCGTGGAGGAACGGTTACCCGCATCCTCACGCCATGGGGGATACGCCGGCAGCGTTGCCGGCCCTGCGCAACCGGTGGATCTGGCCAAGGTCGAGACCGAGGAAATCAGCCGATCGACCACGGGATTGAGCGAATTGGACCGGGTACTGGGCGGTGGCCTGGTGCCCGGCTCCGCCATACTCATCGGCGGCGATCCGGGGATCGGCAAGTCCACCCTGTTGCTGCAGACCCTCGCCCTGACGGGGAATCGATTCAAGGCGCTTTATGTCACCGGCGAAGAGTCGCCACAGCAGGTGAGCCTGCGCGCCCGTCGACTGGGCTTGGCCTGCGAGGGCGTGCGCCTTCTGGCGGAAACTTCCCTGGAGCGCATTCTGGGCATCTGTAGCGAGGAACAGCCGGCCCTGCTGGTGGTGGATTCCATTCAAACCATCTACAGCGAACTGCTGCAGTCCGCGCCCGGTTCCGTGGCGCAGGTGCGCGAGTGCGCGGCGCAATTGGTGCGTTACGCCAAGCAGAGCGGCACCTCGCTGTTTCTTGTGGGACACGTCACCAAGGAAGGAGCCCTTGCCGGCCCGCGTGTGCTGGAGCACATGGTGGATACCGTGTTGTACTTCGAAGGCGATTCGGGGCAACGCTACCGGGTGATCCGCGCCTTCAAGAACCGCTTCGGCGCCGTCAACGAACTGGGCGTATTTGCCATGACCGAAACGGGATTAAAGGAAGTGCGCAATCCTTCTGCGATCTTTCTGTCGCGCTACGAGGAGGACATGCCTGGTAGCGTGGTCACCGTGATGCGCGAGGGCAGCCGCCCCTTGCTGGTGGAAGTGCAGGCCCTGGTGGACGAATCCCATCTGGCGGCACCTCGGCGCGTCGCCCTGGGTCTCGAAGGTAATCGACTTGCCATGTTGCTCGCCGTGCTCCACCGTCACGGCGGTGTCGGCATCCTCAACCAGGACGTCTTCACCAACTTGGTGGGGGGCCTGCGCATGTCGGAAACGGCCGGCGATTTGGCGGTGCTGTTCGCGGTGGTCTCCAGCTACCGTGACAAACCCATACCGCGCGACTGGATCGCTTTCGGCGAGCTCGGACTGAGCGGCGAGATACGGCCGGTGCCCGGCGGTGAAGAGCGACTGCGCGAAGCGGCCAAACAGGGCTTCAAACACGCGGTCGTCCCGGCCAAGAACACGCCCCGCGGTAGCCCGGAGGGCTTGCAGGTTATGGCCGTGAAGTCCCTGCGCGACGCACTGGACGCGCTCTAG
- a CDS encoding metallophosphoesterase family protein, with protein sequence MPEANANTRIGVISDTHGLLRPEALSLLQGCELIIHAGDIGKPEVLKDLEIIAPVVAVRGNNDKGAWAEALPHSAVAEACGTYLYVLHDLHELDLDPAAAGFAAVITGHSHQPEIRQREGVLYLNPGSAGPRRFKLPVTLALMDIGAATLDARIENLLP encoded by the coding sequence ATGCCTGAAGCCAACGCCAACACACGCATCGGTGTCATCTCAGACACCCACGGCTTGCTACGTCCTGAAGCCCTGAGCCTGCTGCAGGGCTGTGAGCTGATCATCCATGCCGGTGACATCGGCAAGCCCGAGGTCTTGAAGGACTTGGAGATCATCGCTCCGGTCGTAGCCGTGCGCGGCAACAACGACAAGGGCGCGTGGGCCGAAGCGCTCCCGCACAGTGCCGTGGCCGAAGCGTGCGGCACCTATCTTTACGTCCTTCACGATCTGCACGAACTGGATCTGGACCCCGCTGCCGCGGGATTCGCCGCCGTCATCACCGGCCACTCCCATCAGCCGGAGATCCGTCAGCGCGAGGGCGTGCTGTACCTCAACCCCGGCAGCGCGGGGCCGCGCCGCTTCAAACTGCCTGTCACTTTGGCCTTGATGGACATCGGAGCGGCCACGCTCGACGCCCGTATCGAAAACCTGCTCCCCTGA
- a CDS encoding PQQ-dependent sugar dehydrogenase translates to MKFMQGLVLGIALASPAAVLAMQADRWLEAIHLPQGFQITVFADEVPGARSLSRDENGTVYVGSTREGKVYALRDADGDGRAEDVRTVASGLNGPNGVAVLNGDLYVAEISRILRFRAISGHREGEIKPETVYAGYPTETHHGWKYLRVGPDGKLYVPVGAPCNICLEQNEIFATLTRLDPNGGQPEIYARGIRNTVGFDWHPVTGELFFTDNGRDLLGDDVPPEELNRAPSPGLHFGYPYCHAGSIADPVYGARRPCSQFQGPAWTFPAHVAPLGIRFYRGTRFPQRYHQQLFVAQHGSWNRSQPQGYRVVVVTFRDGQPVADEVFAEGWLRPTGEVLGRPVDILEMPDGSLLVSDDHRGVIYRITYQNP, encoded by the coding sequence ATGAAGTTCATGCAAGGCTTGGTTCTCGGTATCGCCCTTGCCAGTCCGGCCGCTGTGCTCGCCATGCAGGCCGACCGCTGGCTGGAGGCCATCCATCTGCCTCAAGGCTTTCAGATCACGGTATTTGCCGATGAAGTCCCGGGCGCACGCTCCCTGTCCCGGGACGAAAATGGCACGGTCTACGTCGGTAGCACCCGTGAAGGCAAAGTGTATGCGCTCAGGGATGCCGACGGCGATGGGCGCGCGGAAGACGTCCGCACCGTGGCATCAGGGCTTAACGGACCCAACGGTGTGGCCGTGCTCAATGGCGACCTGTACGTGGCAGAGATCAGCCGGATCCTGCGTTTTCGCGCCATATCCGGCCACCGCGAGGGGGAGATCAAACCCGAAACCGTGTACGCCGGATACCCGACAGAAACCCACCATGGCTGGAAGTACCTGCGCGTCGGCCCCGACGGCAAGCTCTATGTGCCGGTGGGCGCGCCTTGCAATATCTGCCTGGAGCAAAACGAAATCTTCGCCACGCTGACACGCCTCGACCCGAATGGTGGCCAGCCTGAGATCTACGCTCGCGGCATCCGCAATACTGTGGGCTTCGACTGGCATCCGGTAACCGGCGAGTTGTTCTTCACCGATAACGGACGGGACCTGCTCGGAGATGACGTGCCCCCGGAGGAATTGAACCGAGCGCCCTCCCCTGGACTGCATTTCGGTTACCCCTACTGCCATGCCGGCAGCATCGCCGATCCCGTCTATGGAGCGCGCAGGCCCTGCTCGCAATTTCAGGGACCCGCCTGGACCTTCCCGGCCCACGTGGCGCCCTTGGGAATTCGTTTCTATCGCGGAACACGGTTCCCACAGCGCTATCATCAGCAGTTGTTCGTGGCGCAGCACGGTTCCTGGAATCGTTCGCAGCCTCAAGGCTACCGGGTGGTAGTGGTAACATTCCGCGATGGACAGCCGGTGGCCGATGAAGTGTTCGCCGAAGGCTGGCTCAGGCCCACGGGCGAGGTGTTGGGTCGCCCTGTGGATATTCTGGAGATGCCCGACGGATCCTTGCTGGTTTCCGACGACCATCGCGGCGTCATTTATCGAATCACCTATCAAAACCCATGA
- a CDS encoding DUF3530 family protein yields the protein MQIHGITRVLAVWLALVGICQATDPVREAGLIQGVTSRYGKDESIWLTAGKDRFAALLRETGRSRVEGGIVLLHGIDKSPDDPELLLHLRTGLAEHGWTTLGLFAPVREDGAGVSAYMAMEAEYKARLQAATSFLAGKQLAPPVFIGQRTGAAMLVKYLAGGGQAAAVVLIDLPNDAWLGLDQVKVPILDIVAGGKQPDPDDQARQRRTLMKNNAGYQQLRIIDAGSDLGLLQDMLLNRIHGWLKRGKGP from the coding sequence GTGCAAATACACGGGATTACGAGGGTTCTAGCGGTATGGCTGGCCCTGGTGGGAATCTGCCAGGCGACCGATCCGGTCCGGGAGGCCGGCTTGATCCAAGGGGTCACCTCCAGGTACGGTAAGGACGAAAGCATTTGGCTTACGGCTGGTAAAGACCGCTTCGCGGCTTTGCTGCGGGAGACCGGACGCAGCCGCGTGGAAGGCGGCATCGTGCTGCTCCATGGGATCGACAAGTCACCCGACGATCCAGAATTGCTGCTGCACCTCCGGACAGGGCTGGCCGAGCACGGCTGGACCACCCTGGGACTTTTTGCTCCGGTGCGCGAAGACGGAGCCGGAGTGTCCGCCTACATGGCGATGGAAGCTGAGTACAAAGCCAGGTTGCAGGCTGCGACGAGTTTCCTGGCAGGAAAGCAGCTGGCGCCTCCGGTTTTTATCGGGCAGCGGACGGGCGCCGCCATGCTGGTGAAGTATCTGGCTGGCGGTGGGCAGGCGGCAGCGGTGGTGCTGATTGATCTGCCAAACGATGCCTGGTTGGGTCTGGACCAGGTCAAGGTTCCGATCCTGGATATCGTGGCGGGGGGCAAGCAGCCCGATCCTGACGATCAGGCCAGGCAGCGCAGGACGCTGATGAAGAACAACGCGGGCTATCAGCAGCTCCGCATAATCGACGCAGGGAGCGACTTGGGTTTACTTCAGGACATGCTGCTGAACCGGATACACGGTTGGCTGAAACGTGGTAAGGGGCCTTAA
- the ygfZ gene encoding CAF17-like 4Fe-4S cluster assembly/insertion protein YgfZ yields the protein MKGRGSLAPWYCELPHQGVLAVSGKDAGKLLQGQCTCDILGLEKGRARLGAFCNAKGRVIASFCTFQSAGTYYVLLPLERAEVMEQRLRRVILRAAATVENVSGAWRMCGAGGDLEAAARHFGAVVPEEVEQVAACDSGYVISWPGERLLIMQPADARAIAPGPGFGASGCDLWTLEDVRSGIPQISQVTSEEFVPQMINLDLLEAISFNKGCYIGQEIVARTHYLGRPKRRMFRLHCGEVCLSSGDALYLEGKPEQSVGTVVQVAVDGEGGQELLAVLALDGADGGILHGREPEGPAVSILPLPYTFP from the coding sequence GTGAAAGGGAGGGGATCCCTGGCACCCTGGTACTGCGAACTGCCGCACCAAGGCGTTCTCGCTGTATCTGGAAAAGACGCCGGGAAACTGCTCCAGGGTCAATGTACCTGCGACATTCTGGGCCTAGAAAAGGGGCGCGCCCGGCTGGGCGCGTTCTGCAATGCCAAGGGCCGGGTGATCGCAAGCTTCTGTACCTTTCAGAGCGCGGGCACCTATTATGTGCTGCTTCCCCTTGAACGCGCCGAAGTCATGGAGCAGCGTCTGCGACGGGTGATCCTTAGGGCCGCTGCGACGGTTGAGAATGTGAGCGGGGCGTGGCGGATGTGTGGTGCCGGTGGGGATCTGGAGGCTGCCGCCCGTCATTTTGGGGCTGTTGTGCCGGAAGAAGTGGAACAAGTCGCCGCGTGCGACTCAGGGTATGTCATCAGTTGGCCGGGCGAGCGGCTGTTGATCATGCAGCCCGCCGACGCAAGGGCGATTGCGCCGGGGCCTGGTTTCGGCGCATCAGGCTGTGATCTCTGGACCTTGGAGGACGTGCGTTCCGGGATTCCTCAGATCAGTCAGGTAACTAGCGAAGAGTTCGTTCCCCAGATGATCAATCTGGACCTGCTGGAAGCCATCAGCTTCAACAAAGGCTGCTATATTGGTCAGGAGATTGTTGCCCGCACCCATTATCTTGGAAGGCCAAAGCGGCGGATGTTCCGCTTACATTGTGGAGAGGTGTGCCTCAGCAGCGGGGATGCGTTGTACTTGGAAGGCAAGCCGGAGCAGAGTGTGGGAACGGTGGTGCAGGTGGCTGTCGACGGCGAGGGGGGCCAGGAATTGCTGGCGGTCCTAGCCCTGGACGGCGCTGACGGGGGGATATTGCATGGGCGCGAACCGGAAGGCCCCGCCGTGAGCATCCTGCCTTTGCCATACACATTCCCTTAA
- a CDS encoding M28 family peptidase: protein MVYEALQDSLRRHVFRLAGEIGERNVFHYDALQAAAGYVRGVWEDQGFEVVSQAYEANGLVCENLAVTCPGAGPGLILVGAHYDSVKGSPGANDNGSGVAGLLEISRALSQATPAMTVRCVAFVNEEPPFFYWGKMGSLVYAKAARARSDAIRLMVSLEMLGCYHQEPGTQDYPPLLGYFYPDTGNFIAFVSNLKSSGLLRKTVQAFQTHSDFPLQSLAAPSLVPGVGWSDQLSFWREGYKALMVTDTAFFRYPYYHTAADTPDKIDYASMARVVAGLQRTFEGLRV from the coding sequence ATGGTCTATGAGGCATTGCAGGATAGTCTGCGCCGTCATGTCTTCCGGCTGGCGGGGGAAATAGGCGAGCGCAATGTATTCCATTATGACGCGTTGCAGGCGGCAGCCGGCTATGTCCGCGGCGTCTGGGAGGATCAGGGTTTCGAGGTGGTGTCCCAGGCCTATGAGGCGAATGGCTTGGTTTGCGAGAATCTGGCAGTGACGTGCCCGGGGGCTGGACCTGGCCTCATCCTGGTGGGAGCTCACTACGATTCGGTCAAGGGTAGCCCGGGGGCCAACGATAACGGTTCCGGCGTGGCGGGACTGCTGGAGATCAGCCGCGCGCTGTCGCAGGCAACGCCGGCCATGACCGTCCGTTGCGTGGCCTTCGTCAACGAGGAGCCGCCCTTCTTTTACTGGGGAAAGATGGGCAGCCTGGTTTACGCCAAGGCGGCCAGGGCGCGAAGCGACGCTATTCGATTGATGGTCTCGCTGGAAATGCTCGGTTGTTACCACCAGGAGCCCGGAACCCAGGATTATCCGCCCCTGCTGGGCTATTTCTATCCGGACACCGGCAACTTCATCGCCTTTGTGTCCAATTTGAAGTCCTCGGGTCTGCTGCGCAAGACGGTACAGGCCTTCCAGACGCATTCCGATTTTCCGCTGCAGAGCCTGGCTGCGCCCAGCCTCGTGCCCGGGGTGGGCTGGAGCGACCAGCTATCATTTTGGCGCGAGGGCTACAAGGCGCTCATGGTCACGGACACCGCCTTTTTTCGCTATCCGTATTACCACACCGCGGCCGACACGCCCGACAAGATCGACTACGCCTCCATGGCCAGGGTAGTAGCGGGGCTGCAGCGCACGTTCGAGGGACTGCGCGTCTGA